A stretch of the Aricia agestis chromosome 15, ilAriAges1.1, whole genome shotgun sequence genome encodes the following:
- the LOC121734451 gene encoding uncharacterized protein LOC121734451, which translates to MYSSWRVSELKAELTKRGASLRGRKAELVERLELYDRNFNFGSAENQSDDDAMEVPDVRTYRDINATSLLPHLTQTHIRQYFCFDDKKIKEAKALYESRYLVLARVSNVGENTFIKGYCKKTMKQLQYEVNLKLHKSGIPQESNCECPAGSGTEAKCKHVAVLLHGVEHMVHNKILLLHQVCTQKLQDFHMPKTRFTSSPIAAHQLPRNKAKKRFCPFPIQKVDYI; encoded by the exons atgtATTCGTCTTGGCGTGTAAGTGAACTAAAAGCTGAGCTAACGAAAAGAGGCGCATCGCTTAGAGGAAGAAAGGCAGAATTAGTCGAAAG ATTGGAACTTTACGACCGGAACTTTAATTTTGgaagtgcagagaatcagtccGATGACGATGCAATGGAAGTTCCTGATGTTAGGACATATCGGGACATAAATGCGACTTCATTGTTACCTCATTTAACCCAAACTCACATACGACAGTATTTTTGCTT tGATGACAAGAAAATTAAAGAAGCTAAGGCATTGTATGAGTCCCGATACCTTGTTTTGGCAAGAGTGTCAAATGTGGGGGAAAATACCTTCATCAAAGGATATTGCAAGAAAACTATGAAGCAGCTGCAGTATGAAGTGAATTTAAAGCTTCACAAAAGTGGAATACCACAGGAATCGAACTGTGAGTGCCCGGCGGGAAGTGGGACAGAAGCAAAATGCAAGCATGTTGCTGTACTGCTTCATGGAGTGGAACATATggtgcataataaaatattacttttacaccAAGTCTGCACCCAAAAACTTCAAGACTTTCACATGCCCAAAACACGTTTTACTTCTTCTCCCATAGCAGCTCACCAATTACCTAGAAATAAggcaaaaaaaagattttgtcctttccccatacaaaaagtaga TTATATCTGA